From a region of the Cherax quadricarinatus isolate ZL_2023a chromosome 32, ASM3850222v1, whole genome shotgun sequence genome:
- the LOC128690306 gene encoding uncharacterized protein isoform X2 codes for MSLSSHSKQSSLSTLSLETSSRSQSQKFVVDLHTQQSQELLQSGSLGSWDTEIFSNLHESQPSYSSTVDLGSHPATSSSSWVTTNQGDLDVDPCVALSDGRLDCGWKAGMLGMVLSVVGSCMKAVEPAQRNLMEDPEFVHEASEDSSRSLVVDSTAGSSRQVEQVGVVDGHSVWPEYRPNGVHNNLYIIEEYLGVEEAAYQPPEFTPGVVSYSQDVASVHTVTNKNVRLKNGEAVRGSTSRRPLVLVFGSQPGGTRSKRSKSSTGGY; via the coding sequence ATGTCTTTAAGTTCACACTCCAAACAGTCGTCACTCAGCACACTCAGCTTGGAAACTTCTTCTAGGTCACAGTCCCAGAAGTTTGTCGTTGACTTACACACTCAACAAAGTcaagaactgctgcagtcaggaTCGCTGGGGTCTTGGGATACAGAAATATTCTCAAACTTGCACGAGTCTCAGCCCTCCTATAGTTCTACCGTGGACTTGGGCTCTCACCCCGCCACTTCTTCGTCTTCCTGGGTAACAACTAACCAAGGCGACTTGGATGTGGACCCCTGCGTAGCCCTGAGCGACGGTAGATTGGATTGTGGGTGGAAGGCAGGCATGCTGGGAATGGTACTTTCCGTGGTGGGCAGCTGTATGAAGGCAGTTGAGCCCGCCCAGAGAAATCTGATGGAGGACCCAGAGTTCGTACATGAAGCCAGTGAGGACAGTAGTCGGTCTCTGGTTGTGGATAGCACTGCAGGGAGCTCTCGGCAGGTAGAACAGGTTGGCGTGGTGGACGGACACAGTGTGTGGCCGGAGTACCGGCCTAACGGAGTTCACAATAACCTATACATCATAGAGGAGTACCTCGGGGTGGAAGAAGCAGCTTATCAGCCGCCGGAGTTCACCCCTGGGGTAGTGTCATACTCGCAGGACGTGGCCAGCGTGCACACTGTAACCAACAAGAACGTGAGATTGAAAAATGGTGAAGCAGTGAGGGGTTCAACCAGTCGGCGGCCTTTGGTGCTGGTGTTTGGCTCTCAGCCTGGAGGGACGCGAAGCAAGCGCTCTAAGTCTTCCACAGGTGGGTATTAA
- the LOC128690306 gene encoding uncharacterized protein isoform X1, which produces MPSQRSLSAKWNPAQVQTSPNLHSQGLVLTSCSQSFSLGSHSQQASHSPGSQLASLSSSSQQMSLSSHSKQSSLSTLSLETSSRSQSQKFVVDLHTQQSQELLQSGSLGSWDTEIFSNLHESQPSYSSTVDLGSHPATSSSSWVTTNQGDLDVDPCVALSDGRLDCGWKAGMLGMVLSVVGSCMKAVEPAQRNLMEDPEFVHEASEDSSRSLVVDSTAGSSRQVEQVGVVDGHSVWPEYRPNGVHNNLYIIEEYLGVEEAAYQPPEFTPGVVSYSQDVASVHTVTNKNVRLKNGEAVRGSTSRRPLVLVFGSQPGGTRSKRSKSSTGGY; this is translated from the coding sequence CCAAGCCAGAGGAGTCTTTCCGCCAAATGGAACCCGGCCCAGGTCCAGACTTCACCCAACTTACACTCTCAGGGGCTTGTCCTCACATCGTGCTCACAATCATTTTCACTCGGTTCGCACAGCCAGCAGGCATCCCACAGCCCAGGCTCCCAGCTGGCGTCTCTGAGCTCTTCCTCGCAGCAAATGTCTTTAAGTTCACACTCCAAACAGTCGTCACTCAGCACACTCAGCTTGGAAACTTCTTCTAGGTCACAGTCCCAGAAGTTTGTCGTTGACTTACACACTCAACAAAGTcaagaactgctgcagtcaggaTCGCTGGGGTCTTGGGATACAGAAATATTCTCAAACTTGCACGAGTCTCAGCCCTCCTATAGTTCTACCGTGGACTTGGGCTCTCACCCCGCCACTTCTTCGTCTTCCTGGGTAACAACTAACCAAGGCGACTTGGATGTGGACCCCTGCGTAGCCCTGAGCGACGGTAGATTGGATTGTGGGTGGAAGGCAGGCATGCTGGGAATGGTACTTTCCGTGGTGGGCAGCTGTATGAAGGCAGTTGAGCCCGCCCAGAGAAATCTGATGGAGGACCCAGAGTTCGTACATGAAGCCAGTGAGGACAGTAGTCGGTCTCTGGTTGTGGATAGCACTGCAGGGAGCTCTCGGCAGGTAGAACAGGTTGGCGTGGTGGACGGACACAGTGTGTGGCCGGAGTACCGGCCTAACGGAGTTCACAATAACCTATACATCATAGAGGAGTACCTCGGGGTGGAAGAAGCAGCTTATCAGCCGCCGGAGTTCACCCCTGGGGTAGTGTCATACTCGCAGGACGTGGCCAGCGTGCACACTGTAACCAACAAGAACGTGAGATTGAAAAATGGTGAAGCAGTGAGGGGTTCAACCAGTCGGCGGCCTTTGGTGCTGGTGTTTGGCTCTCAGCCTGGAGGGACGCGAAGCAAGCGCTCTAAGTCTTCCACAGGTGGGTATTAA